Proteins from one uncultured Desulfuromonas sp. genomic window:
- the flgM gene encoding flagellar biosynthesis anti-sigma factor FlgM: protein MTMRIDGDKGLIPQNSVKKTQQQQGAKDTEKGAASDKVSFSSVLQQAGQPQETAAPLKAQPLEGLNAPLLNAPAYVQDVNETQETARAAKVEELKAQIADGSYQPDLKKVAGSLLKFIAEGRQV from the coding sequence ATGACGATGAGAATTGATGGCGACAAAGGGTTGATCCCGCAAAATTCGGTGAAAAAAACCCAACAGCAGCAGGGTGCCAAAGACACGGAGAAAGGTGCGGCCAGCGACAAAGTGAGCTTCTCCTCTGTCTTGCAACAGGCAGGTCAGCCCCAGGAAACCGCAGCTCCGTTGAAAGCGCAGCCCCTTGAAGGGCTGAATGCTCCGCTTCTCAATGCGCCGGCCTATGTTCAGGATGTCAATGAAACCCAGGAAACAGCACGGGCGGCCAAGGTTGAAGAGTTGAAAGCCCAGATTGCTGATGGTTCTTACCAACCGGACCTGAAAAAAGTGGCCGGAAGTCTGCTCAAGTTTATTGCTGAAGGACGTCAGGTATGA
- the flgK gene encoding flagellar hook-associated protein FlgK → MGLAAALNTGKTSLFASQKSIEVAGNNIANVNTEGYSRQKVVLGDIPSLEFGGFFVGTGVRVNNIEREYDVFINEQLLDKSQELGAEDAKSTPLAELERVFSVGEENLATEIDRFFDAWQELSTNPSGEVERDIVIQRGELLASSFNSLARDLDNVRSNINDTVASEIDDVNLKLNQIADLNTQIQNIEANGKSANSFRDQRDLLLQDLTYTLGVQSYEEPTGAINIQLPGGLPLVQNGTALQLEATPKGEDLSLTLNIGESSFEVKGDNLGGKFKGLFELRDEFIPGLKQDLDLTAYEMVQTVNSLHAQGTGLDGSTGVAFFNNPGNHTTQSYADPNLATAFSAGDLSIDVEGVSNTVAFAGGSLNDLANTINTAAVGVTATVNEQDDGSFVMVLRPDTAGDSAQLDMSDVGGTYQAPEFSMPNISDLISVSIRDTRKVAAGTSSAPGDNTNALAISALKDADTINGEDTFVSFYGKMAASVGIEAGQNRLAQSGAADSLTQLKNLRDGSVGVSIEEEMISLIKFQRGFEASAKLLSTVDELMVTVINIKN, encoded by the coding sequence ATGGGTTTAGCTGCTGCACTCAATACAGGAAAAACCAGCCTTTTTGCCAGCCAGAAATCCATTGAGGTTGCCGGCAATAACATTGCCAATGTCAACACCGAAGGCTATTCGCGGCAGAAAGTTGTTCTTGGTGACATCCCATCGCTTGAATTTGGCGGTTTTTTTGTCGGTACCGGTGTTCGGGTCAACAATATCGAACGTGAGTACGATGTGTTTATCAATGAACAGCTTCTCGACAAAAGTCAGGAACTCGGGGCCGAGGATGCCAAGTCGACACCGTTGGCCGAGTTGGAGCGCGTCTTCAGTGTTGGAGAAGAGAATCTGGCGACGGAGATCGACCGTTTCTTTGATGCCTGGCAAGAGCTGTCCACCAATCCCAGTGGTGAAGTTGAACGCGACATCGTGATTCAACGCGGTGAGCTGTTGGCCTCTTCGTTCAACAGCCTTGCACGCGATCTTGATAACGTGCGCAGCAACATCAACGATACCGTGGCGTCAGAAATTGATGACGTCAACCTCAAGCTAAATCAGATTGCTGATCTTAATACGCAAATTCAAAATATCGAAGCCAATGGCAAATCCGCCAACTCGTTTCGTGATCAACGCGACCTGTTGTTGCAAGATCTGACCTATACGCTGGGTGTTCAGTCTTATGAGGAGCCGACCGGTGCCATTAATATTCAGCTTCCCGGCGGTCTGCCGTTGGTCCAGAACGGCACGGCACTTCAGCTTGAAGCAACACCGAAAGGTGAAGATTTGTCCCTGACACTGAACATCGGCGAGAGTTCCTTTGAGGTCAAGGGTGACAATCTGGGCGGCAAGTTTAAAGGCCTGTTTGAATTGCGTGATGAATTTATCCCCGGGCTGAAGCAGGATCTCGACCTTACTGCCTACGAAATGGTGCAAACGGTCAACAGCCTCCATGCGCAGGGAACAGGACTCGATGGTTCGACGGGAGTCGCATTTTTCAATAATCCCGGTAACCACACCACACAAAGTTATGCCGATCCGAACCTGGCCACGGCGTTTTCAGCCGGTGATCTCTCCATTGATGTGGAGGGTGTCAGCAATACGGTTGCCTTTGCCGGCGGCTCCCTGAACGATCTGGCCAATACCATCAATACCGCTGCCGTCGGTGTGACGGCAACCGTCAATGAGCAGGATGACGGCAGTTTTGTCATGGTGTTGCGACCGGATACCGCAGGCGACAGTGCGCAGCTTGATATGTCAGATGTGGGTGGCACTTACCAAGCCCCTGAATTCAGTATGCCGAATATCAGTGACTTGATTTCCGTGTCCATTCGCGATACCCGCAAGGTGGCGGCCGGTACCAGCAGCGCCCCCGGTGATAATACCAATGCCCTGGCTATTTCCGCCCTTAAAGACGCAGACACCATTAACGGTGAAGATACCTTTGTCAGTTTTTACGGCAAAATGGCGGCCAGCGTCGGTATTGAGGCTGGACAGAACCGCCTGGCTCAAAGTGGTGCCGCGGATTCCCTGACCCAATTGAAAAATCTTCGTGACGGCTCCGTCGGGGTGTCCATTGAAGAAGAGATGATCAGTCTGATTAAATTTCAACGCGGTTTTGAAGCGTCAGCCAAGCTGTTGTCAACGGTCGACGAATTGATGGTCACGGTCATCAACATCAAAAACTGA
- the flgL gene encoding flagellar hook-associated protein FlgL: MKSTQATTFRTLNSELNSINNQLENLRTQEATGKKLNRPSDDPAAIRPVLSARTQIRASERFISSMETSLDRLDNLDSYLDQIENLLVSAKETTSNAINAGMSDADLETLADKISYVKTSMMSVANAQVGGQYIFSGYQEDTPPFTEENGVVVYNGDSNIKKLETAPGEYVETSLDGASLFMGLTDLDGDGVLEQTGTNLFAQLTDLERAIRGEAGQVYNGDTALPTADIGYLDAANDDYTPIALDGGDPANPVLDASGNIVPLTFGGEPIALQPLMGVDGDSLSIAEYNAQFPPGVTTNSSGAALSATALEQPMYVYNDGTTPVDFDAAGQPVLLYDVGVGVAVSGLTAGSYTTLNGTAMSGPTTGGGDLTIGDGTTQIDVAASNSAIDLATNLETAATAAGLTVTATAADSTSGSDLFAWTDVTATDPPYSLTVEGISLFAADADGVTAADVDAAVAANAAAIAAAGVTVSGSATGGDLAFSRVDGDNLDIVQDAGGAAVGFTDISNDGSGDTYYGEVSITSGADFTIGGANSSVSLLPDGAPLQLREVPDLQDLLARLEPSADSVRSSRSLMGNNAARIETSKDHMDGVLIDLKQILSRYEDIDLIDVITEITQTETALQAALSVTAKVGQLSIMDYM; this comes from the coding sequence ATGAAATCAACACAGGCAACAACTTTTCGCACGCTTAATTCAGAGCTGAACAGCATCAATAATCAGCTTGAAAATCTGCGTACTCAGGAAGCGACCGGCAAAAAACTCAACCGCCCGTCCGATGATCCGGCTGCGATTCGTCCCGTGTTGTCGGCCCGTACCCAAATCCGCGCTTCTGAGCGTTTTATCAGCTCCATGGAAACCTCTCTCGACCGGCTCGACAACCTCGACAGCTATCTGGATCAGATCGAAAACCTGCTGGTCAGTGCCAAGGAAACCACGAGCAACGCCATCAATGCGGGGATGAGTGATGCCGACCTCGAAACACTGGCCGACAAAATCAGCTATGTGAAAACCTCCATGATGAGTGTCGCCAACGCCCAGGTCGGGGGACAGTATATTTTTTCCGGTTATCAGGAAGACACGCCACCTTTCACCGAGGAAAATGGTGTGGTGGTCTATAATGGGGATTCCAACATCAAAAAATTGGAAACCGCTCCCGGTGAATATGTGGAGACCAGCCTGGACGGGGCCAGTCTGTTCATGGGCTTGACCGATCTGGATGGCGACGGCGTCTTGGAACAGACCGGAACCAATCTTTTTGCTCAGTTGACCGATCTTGAACGCGCCATTCGAGGCGAGGCCGGCCAAGTCTATAATGGTGACACGGCACTGCCCACTGCCGATATCGGATATCTTGATGCGGCCAACGACGACTACACCCCCATCGCCCTGGACGGCGGCGACCCGGCCAACCCGGTTTTAGACGCTTCCGGAAACATCGTTCCATTGACGTTTGGTGGTGAACCCATTGCTCTGCAACCTCTGATGGGCGTGGACGGTGACTCTCTGAGTATTGCCGAGTACAATGCGCAGTTTCCTCCCGGAGTGACCACCAATAGCAGCGGTGCCGCGCTATCGGCCACTGCTCTGGAGCAGCCGATGTATGTGTATAACGACGGCACGACCCCGGTTGATTTTGATGCTGCGGGCCAGCCGGTACTTCTTTACGACGTCGGTGTCGGCGTTGCGGTTTCCGGTTTGACGGCCGGGAGCTATACCACCCTGAACGGTACGGCTATGAGCGGACCGACCACGGGTGGCGGCGACCTGACTATCGGTGATGGCACAACTCAGATTGATGTCGCCGCGTCGAACAGCGCCATTGATCTGGCAACCAATCTTGAAACCGCCGCAACCGCGGCTGGCTTGACCGTCACGGCAACCGCCGCCGACAGCACCAGTGGCAGCGACTTGTTTGCCTGGACCGATGTGACGGCGACAGACCCTCCCTATTCATTGACCGTTGAAGGTATCAGTCTGTTTGCGGCCGATGCCGACGGGGTTACTGCCGCTGATGTTGATGCCGCTGTAGCCGCCAATGCCGCTGCTATTGCCGCGGCCGGTGTGACCGTCAGCGGATCCGCTACCGGTGGCGATCTCGCTTTCTCACGCGTGGACGGGGATAACCTGGACATCGTTCAGGATGCCGGCGGAGCCGCCGTTGGTTTTACCGATATCAGCAATGACGGTTCCGGCGACACCTATTACGGAGAAGTCTCCATTACCAGCGGTGCTGATTTCACCATTGGTGGTGCCAATTCCTCGGTTTCACTTTTGCCCGACGGTGCCCCGTTGCAGCTGCGTGAAGTTCCAGACCTCCAGGATCTTCTGGCGCGTCTTGAGCCCTCCGCTGACAGCGTGCGCAGCTCACGTAGCCTGATGGGCAATAATGCCGCACGGATTGAGACCTCTAAAGACCATATGGACGGGGTCCTGATTGATCTGAAACAGATTCTTTCGCGCTATGAAGACATCGATTTGATCGATGTAATCACCGAGATTACCCAGACAGAAACAGCGCTGCAGGCCGCGCTCAGCGTGACCGCAAAAGTCGGTCAGTTATCGATTATGGATTATATGTAA
- the csrA gene encoding carbon storage regulator CsrA, translating into MLVLTRKVGEGIVIGDDIKLQIVEIKGGTIRLGIEAPRNKKIYRQEVYDKILEQNRAATSWTLDDLDTLATGYRPTKEEK; encoded by the coding sequence ATGCTGGTATTAACCAGAAAGGTCGGTGAAGGCATTGTCATCGGCGATGACATAAAACTGCAGATTGTCGAAATCAAAGGCGGAACCATCCGTCTGGGCATTGAGGCACCGCGTAATAAAAAAATATATCGTCAGGAAGTGTACGACAAGATTCTGGAGCAGAATCGTGCCGCAACAAGTTGGACATTGGACGACCTGGACACATTGGCAACAGGCTACCGTCCGACAAAGGAGGAAAAATGA
- a CDS encoding flagellar assembly protein FliW, with amino-acid sequence MNKINSRFGEIEYDPASVLTFPEGLIGFESLRDFVVMPNEKEGPLFWIQSVEDPDIALVLTDPTNFFLTYKVVPETSECEKLGIDEGDNCYALVVVTVPPDRKITLNLAAPILFAPQTNRAIQVILEKSGYDIQTPLPVVETTEKKQNEAKKESAHG; translated from the coding sequence ATGAACAAGATAAACAGTCGTTTTGGTGAGATTGAGTACGATCCGGCTTCTGTATTGACATTTCCTGAAGGACTGATCGGTTTTGAATCCCTGCGTGATTTTGTCGTCATGCCCAATGAGAAGGAAGGTCCGTTGTTCTGGATTCAAAGCGTTGAAGATCCCGATATCGCTTTGGTGCTCACCGATCCGACCAACTTTTTCCTGACCTATAAAGTTGTTCCCGAAACCAGCGAGTGCGAAAAACTCGGCATCGACGAGGGCGACAACTGCTATGCACTGGTTGTGGTCACCGTACCGCCCGATAGGAAAATTACGCTCAACCTCGCGGCTCCGATCTTGTTTGCCCCCCAGACCAACCGGGCAATTCAGGTGATCCTTGAGAAGAGCGGCTATGACATTCAGACCCCGTTGCCGGTTGTTGAGACAACCGAAAAAAAACAGAATGAAGCGAAAAAAGAAAGCGCTCACGGCTAA
- a CDS encoding flagellin, producing the protein MSLTINTNVASLNAQRNLGKSQNDLNQSMQRLSSGLRINSAKDDAAGLAISDRMTAQITGLNQATRNANDGISLAQTAEGALQESTNILQRIRELGVQSANDTNSATDRESLQAEVDQLIAELDRIADTTQFNGKNLLDGTMTNATFQVGPNAGVNQTISFSIASAETDTLGYVGSFIEAPNGDAVAGTSVSTTALAEGDIIINDQAVGATDGTATGLADAINTAVGENIATVVNSLTFGFEDVTLEVTPGDQEVNTVTFGVLTNTGGSDVTAIVNGVTATGDGTSKSITAEELAAGFAAYIADPAANPTVTGATGGVVTFSGSNDDSLFTAAASATGADLVYTSAATSGDVTSVAVSGDVTPGVAETTPGTDDAVTGTYVLTVDGADIGVAAGGDGVINAQDVVDALTTAGYTASVDADNNITLANSDGADITLQEDLGGTNTGAGFADTAATAGTPVTHTGQISLNSNADITLEEGTAGALALAGLDEVGNATTTINRVDVSTQEGATMAISSVDAALMQIDTIRGDLGAVQNRFESTIANLQNVSENLSAARSRILDADIAEETSNMTKQNILQQAGVSILAQANQAPQLALSLLQG; encoded by the coding sequence ATGTCTCTGACCATTAATACAAATGTTGCTTCATTAAACGCCCAGCGAAACCTGGGTAAATCGCAAAACGATCTCAACCAGTCCATGCAGCGGTTGTCTTCCGGTTTGCGGATCAACAGCGCCAAAGACGATGCTGCCGGTCTGGCAATTTCCGACCGCATGACCGCCCAGATTACCGGACTGAACCAGGCGACTCGCAACGCCAACGATGGCATCTCCCTGGCGCAAACCGCTGAAGGAGCGTTGCAGGAGAGCACCAATATTCTCCAGCGCATTCGTGAGTTGGGTGTTCAGTCCGCCAACGACACCAATAGCGCAACGGACCGTGAGTCTCTGCAGGCAGAAGTGGATCAGCTGATTGCTGAGCTGGATCGGATTGCCGATACCACCCAGTTTAACGGCAAAAACCTGCTCGACGGTACCATGACCAATGCAACGTTTCAGGTCGGCCCGAATGCCGGTGTCAATCAGACCATCTCGTTCAGCATCGCCAGTGCTGAAACCGATACGCTCGGCTATGTCGGCAGCTTTATTGAAGCCCCTAACGGTGATGCCGTTGCCGGAACCAGCGTTTCAACCACTGCCCTTGCCGAAGGCGATATTATTATCAACGATCAGGCTGTTGGTGCCACAGACGGAACCGCAACCGGCCTGGCTGACGCAATCAACACCGCTGTCGGTGAAAATATTGCCACCGTTGTCAATTCCCTGACCTTTGGTTTTGAAGATGTCACGCTGGAAGTGACGCCTGGCGATCAGGAAGTTAATACCGTGACTTTTGGTGTATTGACCAACACAGGCGGTAGTGATGTCACGGCCATTGTCAACGGTGTGACTGCGACCGGTGATGGTACGAGTAAGTCGATTACTGCGGAAGAGCTCGCTGCCGGCTTTGCGGCCTACATTGCTGATCCTGCCGCCAATCCGACGGTAACCGGTGCCACTGGTGGTGTGGTGACCTTCAGTGGCAGCAATGATGATTCCTTGTTTACTGCCGCTGCCAGTGCGACCGGCGCAGATCTGGTTTATACCTCTGCGGCGACCAGTGGTGATGTGACCAGTGTTGCCGTGTCGGGTGACGTGACTCCGGGCGTGGCCGAAACAACACCCGGTACCGATGATGCCGTCACCGGCACCTACGTTCTAACCGTAGATGGCGCGGACATTGGTGTGGCTGCTGGCGGTGATGGCGTGATCAATGCGCAGGATGTTGTCGATGCCCTGACGACAGCAGGGTACACCGCGTCCGTGGATGCCGATAACAACATCACGCTTGCCAACAGTGACGGCGCGGATATCACCCTTCAGGAAGACCTCGGTGGAACCAATACTGGTGCCGGTTTTGCGGACACCGCAGCCACTGCCGGGACGCCGGTCACCCATACCGGTCAGATCTCCTTGAACAGCAACGCCGACATTACCCTCGAGGAGGGGACTGCCGGTGCCCTGGCTCTGGCTGGTCTCGATGAAGTCGGTAACGCCACAACAACCATTAACCGGGTCGATGTTTCTACACAAGAAGGTGCCACCATGGCCATCAGCTCCGTTGATGCGGCCCTGATGCAGATCGATACCATTCGTGGTGACCTCGGTGCGGTACAAAATCGCTTCGAATCGACCATTGCCAACCTGCAGAACGTTTCCGAGAACCTCTCGGCAGCACGTTCACGGATTCTCGATGCGGATATCGCTGAAGAGACATCTAATATGACCAAGCAGAATATACTGCAGCAGGCCGGTGTTTCGATTCTGGCCCAGGCGAATCAGGCACCGCAGCTGGCCTTGAGTCTGCTCCAAGGTTAA
- a CDS encoding flagellin, whose translation MALTINTNVASLNAQRNLGRSQTDLNQSMQRLSSGLRINSAKDDAAGLAISDRMTAQITGLNQAVRNANDGISLAQTAEGALQESTNILQRIRELAVQSANDTNSASDRDSLQAEVDQLISELDRIADTTQFNGKNLLDGTMNDATFQVGANAGVSQTISFSIASAETSQLSYVGATIEAPNGDAVVGGEMDGSALAAGDLVVNGTDVGATDGTNTSLAAAINTAAGVDIAEAVNVQSFDFSAVSLANSTTNVTATEATPGAAAIPAQAESQTIDLTATTLADGDTMTFTVDGSDFTFTNSSGGSLTGAALADEIVNGTSGSTALSVTNYTVADEGAGVVSITQTAGNEAPIADITTSVDPAAVDISGSVVPNVITEGSLSPTAEVQSGDLSGLVTGGTLTFNFADSTFVDFNGLTINNDGDIEGALDGVSAGPDSGGSTIWTLSVTGTTYTLTQTGGTFRDTGGNATINAPSGTPPDDQVSTVTTSYGPDTPEVQQLDLSAVTVGSGDSLTFTVGGSDYTFTNSTAGDLTGAGLVDEIVNGTGGSTVLSIANYTLTDEGSAVLQFAQNSGTASNIDPIDTALDEAVSAGPTGSETVAGIAAAPAQAEIQNMNLSAVTVYAGQDMTFSVDGTDYTFTNSSGGDLTAAALVDEIVNGTSGSTVLSVTNYTLSDAGGGTLTFTQDAGNESNIGAISATTQGAVSGTYTLDFDGGTVLDVAAVSSNDITAQDVVDAINDDVAVGASYSAALTDSGQVEITKTDGSAFTLAETIDTDGSTPLATSAGLAEVGTTASEYNGQISLDSTTDISIEEGTTGALAAAGLDSVGNATTTIDQVDVSTREGATTAISSVDAALAQIDTIRGDLGAVQNRFESTIANLQNVAENLSAARSRILDADVAEETSNMTKQNILQQAGVSILAQANQAPQLALSLLG comes from the coding sequence ATGGCATTGACGATCAATACCAATGTCGCGTCTTTGAACGCCCAGCGTAATCTGGGCCGATCCCAAACGGATCTGAACCAGTCCATGCAACGGCTGTCTTCAGGACTCCGTATCAACAGCGCGAAAGATGATGCTGCGGGACTGGCGATCTCTGACCGGATGACGGCACAGATCACAGGCCTGAATCAGGCCGTGCGTAACGCCAACGATGGTATCTCTCTTGCCCAAACCGCTGAAGGTGCCTTGCAGGAAAGCACAAATATTCTTCAGCGTATTCGTGAGCTGGCGGTTCAGTCAGCCAATGACACCAATAGTGCGTCAGACCGTGATTCGCTTCAGGCGGAGGTTGATCAGTTGATCTCTGAACTGGACCGTATTGCGGACACTACCCAGTTTAACGGCAAAAATCTGCTCGATGGCACGATGAATGATGCCACCTTCCAGGTTGGCGCCAATGCTGGTGTCAGCCAAACCATCTCTTTCAGTATTGCCAGCGCTGAAACCAGTCAGCTCAGCTACGTCGGTGCGACCATTGAAGCACCGAACGGTGATGCTGTTGTCGGCGGAGAAATGGATGGTTCCGCTCTGGCTGCAGGTGATCTGGTTGTTAACGGCACGGATGTTGGTGCGACAGATGGAACAAATACCAGTCTGGCTGCGGCCATCAACACTGCTGCGGGAGTAGATATTGCCGAAGCGGTCAACGTTCAAAGTTTTGACTTCTCCGCCGTTTCACTGGCGAATTCAACGACCAATGTGACTGCGACTGAAGCGACCCCCGGAGCTGCGGCTATCCCGGCCCAGGCAGAATCTCAAACCATCGATTTGACCGCAACGACTCTTGCTGATGGCGATACCATGACCTTCACGGTCGATGGTTCCGATTTTACCTTTACCAACAGTTCAGGTGGTTCTCTGACGGGTGCTGCTTTGGCCGATGAAATCGTCAATGGCACCAGTGGCTCGACGGCTTTGTCTGTGACCAACTATACTGTTGCTGACGAAGGTGCCGGAGTTGTATCCATTACGCAAACTGCTGGAAATGAAGCGCCTATCGCTGACATTACGACATCGGTTGATCCGGCTGCGGTGGATATCTCCGGTAGTGTTGTGCCCAATGTCATTACTGAAGGCAGCTTGTCTCCAACCGCTGAGGTTCAGAGCGGTGATTTGTCTGGATTGGTTACAGGTGGCACCTTAACTTTCAATTTTGCAGATAGTACTTTCGTTGATTTTAACGGACTTACGATTAACAATGATGGCGATATTGAAGGAGCATTGGATGGTGTCAGTGCTGGTCCCGATAGCGGAGGTAGCACGATCTGGACTCTTTCCGTCACAGGTACGACTTATACGTTGACCCAGACGGGCGGCACCTTTCGTGATACTGGTGGAAATGCGACGATAAATGCACCATCAGGAACACCTCCAGATGATCAAGTCTCCACCGTAACAACATCGTATGGCCCTGATACGCCAGAAGTGCAACAGCTCGACTTGAGTGCTGTGACAGTTGGTTCCGGCGACTCACTGACCTTTACGGTTGGCGGTTCGGATTATACCTTTACCAACAGCACTGCTGGAGATCTGACGGGTGCCGGTCTAGTGGATGAGATCGTCAATGGCACAGGTGGTTCAACCGTTCTGTCCATTGCCAATTACACGCTCACGGATGAGGGCAGTGCTGTTTTACAGTTTGCGCAGAATTCAGGAACCGCATCCAATATTGATCCGATTGACACGGCTCTCGACGAAGCCGTATCTGCCGGACCCACCGGTTCGGAAACGGTTGCCGGAATCGCTGCCGCACCCGCCCAGGCTGAAATCCAGAACATGAATTTAAGTGCGGTGACCGTTTACGCCGGTCAGGATATGACCTTCAGCGTTGATGGTACCGATTACACGTTCACCAACAGCTCTGGTGGTGACTTGACTGCCGCCGCATTGGTGGATGAAATTGTTAACGGAACGAGTGGCTCGACTGTGCTGTCTGTGACCAATTACACCTTGAGCGATGCAGGTGGTGGCACTCTGACCTTTACTCAGGATGCCGGTAATGAGTCTAACATCGGTGCGATCTCTGCAACCACCCAAGGTGCGGTCAGTGGAACCTACACCCTCGATTTTGATGGGGGGACTGTTCTCGATGTTGCAGCAGTGTCCAGCAATGACATCACGGCACAGGATGTTGTTGATGCCATTAATGACGATGTGGCGGTTGGTGCTTCGTACAGTGCGGCATTGACAGATAGTGGTCAGGTTGAAATCACCAAGACCGATGGCAGTGCCTTTACTCTGGCGGAAACCATTGATACCGATGGTTCAACCCCACTGGCAACCTCTGCCGGTCTTGCCGAAGTTGGAACGACCGCCTCAGAGTACAATGGTCAGATCTCTCTGGACAGCACAACGGATATCTCCATTGAAGAAGGAACCACGGGCGCTTTGGCTGCTGCCGGCCTTGACAGTGTCGGTAACGCCACGACCACCATTGATCAAGTTGATGTATCAACGCGTGAAGGTGCTACGACAGCGATCAGTTCCGTTGATGCTGCTTTGGCTCAGATCGACACGATTCGTGGTGATCTCGGTGCGGTTCAGAACCGTTTTGAATCCACCATTGCCAATTTGCAAAATGTTGCTGAGAACCTCTCAGCGGCGCGGTCGCGGATTCTCGACGCGGATGTTGCGGAAGAGACATCCAATATGACCAAGCAAAACATTTTGCAGCAAGCTGGAGTTTCAATTCTGGCACAAGCAAACCAGGCCCCTCAACTGGCCTTAAGTTTGCTGGGTTGA